The following proteins come from a genomic window of Mycobacterium sp. DL:
- a CDS encoding MCE family protein, with product MLTRFIKIQLVLFTILTVIALSVLGLYYLRLPSLAGVGQYTLYAELPRSGGLYETGNVTYRGTQIGKVTAVEPTENGARATMSIDSEYKIPIDASANVHSVSAIGEQYLDLVPAGENPTEFFSPGQTITKSTVPAEVGPALDAANEGLAVLPKEKIDSLLTETSLAVGGLGPALQRLVESTTNIAEGFEENLPAVNDIITNSAPILQSQVDSGQAIEQWSRNLNVIASQAAEQDAALRSGLQQAAPTLDQVNTVFSDVQDSLPQTLANLSVVIDMLKRYNKGLEQALVVLPQGAAIAQAGTIFENEGLLHFGLSINQPPPCLTGFVPASEWRSPADTSMAPLPSGTYCKIPKDFQGNAVRGARNYPCADVPGKRAASPRECLSDEPYVPMGTNPWYGDPNQIVSCPAPGARCDQAVEPGRVIPAPSVNNGMNPLPADQLPPRETLAPVSDPLSPPGSGTVSCSGQQPNPCIYTPAQGPPGSTAAYSPSSGEVIGPDGVRYNVGSSSNPGDDGWKEMLAPAG from the coding sequence GTGCTGACACGGTTCATCAAGATCCAACTCGTGCTGTTCACGATTCTGACGGTGATCGCGCTGTCCGTGCTCGGGCTGTACTACCTGCGACTTCCGAGCCTGGCGGGTGTCGGTCAGTACACGCTGTACGCCGAACTGCCGCGCTCGGGAGGCCTCTACGAGACCGGCAACGTCACCTACCGCGGAACGCAGATCGGCAAGGTGACGGCGGTCGAACCGACCGAGAACGGTGCCAGGGCCACCATGAGCATCGACAGCGAGTACAAGATCCCGATCGACGCGTCGGCGAACGTGCACTCGGTGTCGGCCATCGGTGAGCAGTACCTCGACCTCGTGCCGGCGGGCGAGAACCCGACGGAGTTCTTCAGCCCGGGGCAGACGATCACCAAGAGCACCGTGCCCGCCGAGGTCGGCCCGGCGCTCGACGCGGCGAACGAGGGTCTCGCGGTGCTGCCGAAGGAGAAGATCGACTCGTTGCTGACCGAGACGTCCCTGGCGGTCGGCGGCCTGGGCCCGGCGCTGCAACGGCTTGTCGAGTCCACGACGAACATCGCCGAGGGTTTCGAGGAGAACCTGCCCGCGGTCAATGACATCATCACCAACTCGGCACCGATCCTGCAGAGCCAGGTCGACTCGGGTCAGGCGATCGAGCAGTGGTCGCGCAACCTGAATGTCATTGCGTCGCAAGCGGCTGAGCAGGACGCTGCGCTGCGCAGCGGTCTGCAGCAGGCGGCGCCCACGCTGGACCAGGTGAACACGGTGTTCAGTGACGTGCAGGATTCACTGCCGCAGACCCTGGCGAACCTGTCGGTGGTCATCGACATGCTCAAGCGCTACAACAAGGGGCTCGAGCAGGCTCTGGTGGTGCTTCCCCAGGGAGCGGCGATCGCCCAGGCGGGCACCATCTTCGAGAACGAGGGGCTGCTGCACTTCGGTCTGTCCATCAACCAGCCGCCGCCGTGTCTGACGGGCTTCGTGCCCGCGTCCGAATGGCGGTCGCCGGCGGACACCAGCATGGCGCCGCTGCCGTCGGGCACGTACTGCAAGATCCCGAAGGACTTCCAGGGCAATGCCGTCCGCGGCGCCCGTAACTATCCGTGTGCGGATGTGCCGGGTAAGCGCGCAGCCAGCCCCCGGGAGTGCCTCAGCGACGAGCCGTACGTGCCGATGGGGACCAACCCCTGGTACGGCGACCCGAATCAGATCGTGTCCTGCCCGGCGCCCGGCGCCCGGTGCGATCAGGCCGTCGAGCCGGGCCGGGTCATCCCCGCGCCGTCGGTGAACAACGGAATGAATCCATTGCCCGCCGATCAGCTTCCGCCGCGAGAGACGCTGGCACCGGTCAGCGATCCGCTGAGCCCTCCCGGCTCAGGTACCGTCAGCTGCAGTGGACAACAACCCAACCCGTGCATCTACACTCCGGCACAGGGACCACCCGGCAGCACAGCGGCGTACAGCCCCAGTAGCGGCGAGGTGATCGGCCCTGACGGGGTCAGGTACAACGTCGGCAGTTCGAGCAACCCAGGAGACGACGGATGGAAGGAGATGCTGGCACCAGCCGGCTGA